In Drosophila santomea strain STO CAGO 1482 chromosome 2L, Prin_Dsan_1.1, whole genome shotgun sequence, a single window of DNA contains:
- the LOC120458162 gene encoding palmitoyltransferase ZDHHC23 isoform X2 has translation MLIAFQDRLRLPWRGGAKRISPAAVAPAFIVPLMLGLATLNSKTAIVLMLTLVGFTIWGMELAKRTATRTNFFLSWLVFSVFYMIIIFEFQVPLLELAPEENYALMFFSCAALYCLYSTKALSPLNLVSAQYGTTPKDELPGIAEASSGEEQAEAQTTLQMESVLSLDDDEVVDMDSAERSGLMHGQPNICEICRKVTPRRAYHCPVCGTCVKRRDHHSYWLNCCIGERNYVWYIVGLALSEIALLLGANLTLTSICHPFMVVRPLGYPVLLPDDCSEVFEGFDLGISFVVACYALLISVYIAFILSRQAYLWWKGSTLHEYKRASNAAGRNRIWSNWRAILK, from the exons ATGCTCATCGCCTTCCAGGATAGACTGCGCCTGCCGTGGCGCGGAGGAGCCAAGCGAATCTCGCCCGCAGCCGTTGCTCCCGCATTCATTGTGCCCCTCATGCTGGGATTGGCCACTCTGAACTCAAAGACCGCCATTGTGCTGATGCTGACGCTGGTGGGCTTCACCATCTGGGGCATGGAACTGGCCAAGCGGACGGCCACGCGGACAAACTTCTTTTTGAGCTGGCTGGTCTTCTCCGTGTTCTACATGATCATCATATTTGAGTTTCAGGTCCCTCTGCTGGAGCTGGCTCCGGAGGAGAACTACGCGTTAATGTTCTTCTCCTGTGCCGCTTTGTACTGTCTCTACTCCACCAAGGCACTGTCGCCCTTGAATCTTGTTTCTGCTCAATACGGAACCACACCCAAGGATGAGCTGCCTGGCATTGCCGAGGCTTCAAGTggcgaggagcaggcggaggCCCAGACCACACTTCAGATGGAGAGTGTGCTGAGTTTGGATGATGACGAGGTGGTCGATATGGACTCTGCTGAGCGATCGGGCTTGATGCATGGTCAGCCGAATATCTGCGAGATCTGCCGAAAGGTGACTCCAAGGCGGGCATACCACTGTCCCGTCTGTGGAACCTGCGTGAAGAGGCGAGATCACCACAGCTACTGGCTAAACTGCTGCATTGGGGAGCGGAACTACGTGTGGTACATTGTTGGACTGGCTCTGTCGGAGATCGCCCTACTGCTCGGCGCAAACTTGACCCTCACTTCGATTTGCCATCCGTTCATGGTGGTGCGACCGCTTGGGTATCCAGTTCTCTTGCCCGACGACTGCAGTGAGGTGTTCGAGGGCTTCGA CCTTGGAATCTCCTTTGTGGTGGCATGCTACGCTCTGCTCATTTCGGTCTACATAGCCTTTATACTCAGTAGACAGGCTTACTTGTGGTGGAAGGGATCCACCTTGCACGAATACAAACGCGCCTCCAACGCCGCAGGTCGCAACCGAATCTGGAGCAACTGGCGAGCCATATTGAAGTGA